The genomic DNA ATAAAATAATCGAACCGTATTGTAAAAACAGAAAAAATAGAAATAATAATGCCAAAAAAGCGATAAAATAAAAAATTTTCCCTTTTTTTTCTAAAAAAAATTCTGATATATCTGATTTTTCTATATTTTTTTCAATTATCTTTAAATTTTTCATATAAAAAACAAAAATAAAAAGCACAGGTATACAAAGTAAAATATTCATTGCAGATGCTTTTAATACATTTCCCTCGGAAATAAATGTAATATAAGATTCTGAAGCAAGAGTTTCAAATGCCCCTCCTATAATCAGAGGAGTTGAAAAATCCGATATACTTCTTATAAAACTCAAAATAGCAACTGTTTTTATACTCGGAAACAGTTCAGTCAGCAAAATATCAGAAATAATATTGCCGGTTTCCGCTCCAAAAGAACGGGCACTGTTTATCTGAGCCTTATCTATATTATCTAAAGAAGATATTATTATTAAACTTCCCAATGAAATCAAACCTATACTTTGCATAAGAACTACTCCGTATAACCCATATGCATCAAATGACAAATTTAAAATTTCATGAGTTATAAATCCGCGTCTTCCAAATAATTTTATATATGCAAGGGAAGAAACAAAAGGAGGTGAAATCATTGTAATCATTAAAATAAAAGAAATAATTTTTCTACAAACACAACCGTAAATGTAACAGAAAATCCCTATTGAAACAGATACCACAACTGTAATAACAGTAGTGAAAATCCCCGTATAAAGAGAATTATAAAGTAAAATGTTTCCGTCTGATAAAAATTGAAATCCTTCTAAAGTAAAATATCCCTCATAAAAAAAACCTGAAATAAAAATTTTTAAAAATGGAAATAATATGAAACAGATTATTAAGAAAATTATTAGTAATAATATGGGAATATCTGCGAATTTTAAAATTTTTTTCATAACTTTCCCCACTTTATATTACTTTCCTTTAGTCATTTTCTCCCATTTTTCCAAAATTTCCGCTCTTTTTGTTCCGAAAGTGGATAAATCCTCTTTTACAAATTTATCTTTCGGTAATCCGAGCTTATATCCTTTTGTTCCGTCTATTACCATTTGTGCTCCATCTTTTCCATCCAACTCCGCTATAAGCTGCTGAATTTCGGGTCTTAAAATAAAATCTTCAAATGCTTTCGCAAGTTCCAAATTTGGACTATTTTTAAATATTGCTACTCCTTCCGGCACCCAAAAAAGACCGTCAGTAGGATAAACAGCTGTTAAATTATGCTTTTCCGCCACGTCAAACGAAGATTTGTCTATAGGGATAATTCCTATACCGAATTCTCCTGCAACAGTTTTTTCCTGAGGATCTTTCCCTCTTTTTCCATAAAACTTCACATTTTTATTTAATTTCTCCAAATATTCCCAACCTTTTTGTTCTCCATACATATCAAGAATTCCTTTTACATTTGCATAACTTGTTCCTGAAACCGCAGGATTAGCCATAATAATTTCATTTTTATATTTTGGATCTGCAATTTCTTCCCATGTGAAAGGAACAGGAAGCCCCTTTTCTTTTAAAATATCATTATTTATAAGAAAACCTACTACTGTAATACCTTTGGAAATCCAATACCCTTCATTATCTTTATATCCTTCTTTAATATTTTCAAATCCTTTAGGTTTATACATCTCCAGAAGATTATCATTTTTAGCTTTCATAAAAGCATCTATTCCTCCTCCGAACCAGACATCTGCCATAGGTTTTCCACCTTCAGCTTTAATTTTAGCTATTACTTCTCCACTTGACATAGACAAAAATTGCACATCAGCCTTTGTTTCTTCAGAAAATTTATCAAATAGTTTTTTATATTTTTCTGAAGTTGCAATGACATTCAATGTTTTTCCCTCAAAATTTCCCCCTGTAATTTTCTCCTTTTTGGAACAACCGATTAATATAGCAATAATTACTGAAAAAAATAAAAATAATTTTTTTATTTGTTTTATATTTTTCATCTTTTCCCTCCTAAAGATATTTTATTTATATTCATTCTACCCCCGTTTTTCTTAAATGTCAACACAATCTTTCAAATGAATAAGTTTATTTCCAAAATCTGATTTTTTCTTTTAAAATGTTAAAATAAATTATTTTCTAAAACAAAAAAAACGAGCCGTGTGCTCGTTTCTTGTATGAAAGAAGTCTAAATGTAGAGATGGGGCGTCTCTCTTAGACAAATAAGTTATACCATTCTTTTTGTCAATTGTCAATAGAATTTTTAAAATTTTTTTCCTTTTTTTGATTATAAAATTTCAAAATTACTTCACTTTTAGTAAAATCAAGGGGTCTTTTTTTTATCTTTTATAAAAATTTATTATCATTTTAATTTTTTTTAATTTATTCCCTCTATTTTATAAAATATGACCGTATATTCATTTATTTTTAAAATTCATCCAACCATTTTTTTGATAACTCATGTTCTCCTGCTATCACTTTTTCAAACTCTGATTTTAAAAGTTTAAAGTATTTTCCCGGATTTACTGTAGCTGAAAAATCAGGTGTGCCAATAGGTCTCCCATCCAGAGATTCTGCATACACTACTTTCATAGCAGTTCCTGTAACAAGAAGTTCATCAGCATTAAAAACCATAGACCTGTCTATTTTTCCTTTATGTATTTTATAACCGTTGTATTCAAGGAGTTCAATCATTGACCTTACTGTAATTCCTTCAAGAGCATCAAAACCTGTATCAGGAACAATCACTTTATCTCTATATATTAAAATAATATTAGCAACTGAAGCTTCCACTACATTTCCTGCATTATCAAACATCAAAGCCTCATCATAACCGTTTCTCTGAGCATCACTTGTAGCAAGGAAAGAATTAATATAAGACCCTCCCGCCTTGGCTTTCGTAGGTATCGCCGCATCACTATATTTTCTGTATGTGGAGCTCATAAACTTTATTCCCCCGTTGTCGATATTTACATAATCGGCAAGAGGAAGCAGATATATTGCCAATTCAAAATCAAGTCCTTTTTTC from Leptotrichia sp. OH3620_COT-345 includes the following:
- a CDS encoding iron ABC transporter permease codes for the protein MKKILKFADIPILLLIIFLIICFILFPFLKIFISGFFYEGYFTLEGFQFLSDGNILLYNSLYTGIFTTVITVVVSVSIGIFCYIYGCVCRKIISFILMITMISPPFVSSLAYIKLFGRRGFITHEILNLSFDAYGLYGVVLMQSIGLISLGSLIIISSLDNIDKAQINSARSFGAETGNIISDILLTELFPSIKTVAILSFIRSISDFSTPLIIGGAFETLASESYITFISEGNVLKASAMNILLCIPVLFIFVFYMKNLKIIEKNIEKSDISEFFLEKKGKIFYFIAFLALLFLFFLFLQYGSIILSAFTDYRKGKMYFTFEHFAEIGDYIDKTVFRSVYYSLIGAFSGSVLGMLLQYYIIIRNKSMLKIFDFIGTMPYIFPGIFFGIGYILAFNDYPLQITGTSLIVILNMTFRQLPFSIKIFGVSMGDIDKSEILSGKDLGAGEFYIFKDIILPNSVEKFIVSMMNNFNGIMTTVGTIIFLVRPNQKVLTLVMFDAINSGKYNIASVIALIIIVICFSFNVLFSSMNIFLKIRRKYVSGNKKSDKIIQ
- a CDS encoding ABC transporter substrate-binding protein, with protein sequence MKNIKQIKKLFLFFSVIIAILIGCSKKEKITGGNFEGKTLNVIATSEKYKKLFDKFSEETKADVQFLSMSSGEVIAKIKAEGGKPMADVWFGGGIDAFMKAKNDNLLEMYKPKGFENIKEGYKDNEGYWISKGITVVGFLINNDILKEKGLPVPFTWEEIADPKYKNEIIMANPAVSGTSYANVKGILDMYGEQKGWEYLEKLNKNVKFYGKRGKDPQEKTVAGEFGIGIIPIDKSSFDVAEKHNLTAVYPTDGLFWVPEGVAIFKNSPNLELAKAFEDFILRPEIQQLIAELDGKDGAQMVIDGTKGYKLGLPKDKFVKEDLSTFGTKRAEILEKWEKMTKGK
- a CDS encoding aminotransferase class IV, coding for MNNEFMKYAYFKNEIIEFEKATVSIATHSLQYGTTCFGGIRGYYRNGKVYIFRLKDHYIRLMNASKMLGFEYFISWEKFRKIISELVEKNDIKEDFYMRPFVFCSQPRISPKKKGLDFELAIYLLPLADYVNIDNGGIKFMSSTYRKYSDAAIPTKAKAGGSYINSFLATSDAQRNGYDEALMFDNAGNVVEASVANIILIYRDKVIVPDTGFDALEGITVRSMIELLEYNGYKIHKGKIDRSMVFNADELLVTGTAMKVVYAESLDGRPIGTPDFSATVNPGKYFKLLKSEFEKVIAGEHELSKKWLDEF